One genomic segment of Impatiens glandulifera chromosome 6, dImpGla2.1, whole genome shotgun sequence includes these proteins:
- the LOC124942773 gene encoding uncharacterized protein LOC124942773 produces MKLVWSPELASKAYIDTVKACETINDSSVAELISATAAGWNATLIVETWCQGNPIATSIGLTIASHHTNGKHICIVPNDETAAVYIESMRIFTGETPDILIGNPEQSAAALTGIDFLVVDCGGGNELVEILRVAKLGQRGAVLVCKNANLKTRSEFRWRSAFGGGSRRVVRTVFLPVGNGLEIAHVAAVGNSSGDGDGNGKRRSRWFKHVNPDSGEDYFIRK; encoded by the exons ATGAAGCTAGTTTGGTCGCCGGAATTAGCCTCGAAGGCATACATCGACACCGTCAAAGCT TGCGAAACCATCAACGATTCAAGCGTCGCCGAACTAATCTCCGCCACAGCAGCAGGTTGGAACGCAACCCTAATCGTAGAAACATGGTGTCAAGGCAATCCAATCGCAACAAGCATCGGTTTAACAATCGCAAGTCATCACACAAACGGAAAACACATATGTATAGTCCCAAACGATGAAACCGCCGCCGTTTACATAGAATCAATGAGAATCTTCACCGGCGAAACGCCGGACATTTTAATCGGTAACCCAGAACAATCGGCGGCAGCCCTAACCGGAATAGATTTCTTGGTCGTTGATTGCGGCGGCGGGAATGAACTTGTGGAGATTTTAAGGGTGGCGAAATTGGGTCAGAGAGGGGCTGTTCTTGTTTGTAAAAATGCTAACTTGAAAACGCGTTCGGAGTTTCGGTGGCGATCAGCGTTTGGCGGCGGATCGCGGCGAGTGGTTAGGACTGTGTTTTTGCCGGTGGGTAATGGGTTGGAGATTGCACATGTGGCGGCGGTCGGAAATAGCTCCGGCGACGGCGACGGCAACGGGAAGAGACGTAGCCGATGGTTTAAGCATGTTAATCCGGATTCTGGTGAGGATTACTTTattagaaagtga